A single genomic interval of Methyloceanibacter caenitepidi harbors:
- a CDS encoding TolC family outer membrane protein — MFGLHGRWQTLRRAARSSRRGVFALSVWLVACGLSMPAAAESLEQALADAYLLNPVLNAERARLRAIDEQVALAKSGLRPTITGSGSTAYNNQNSNLRGRANVLSSFGGGIGSSGVTHPHGYALTLSQLLFGGFQNLNAIREAKSLVQAQRETLRQVEQTVLLDAATAYVNVVRDQAVVRLRENDVQVLTEQLKATRDRFDVGEVTRTDVAQAEARRSEALATLASAQANLKISRATYEQVIGHPPGTLSAPPSIRHLLPNSLDEAMTLGDGENPVILTAVYNEESSLYAVERIMGELLPSVSLEAQYEKAFDQSSTISDIETTSVTGRLSVPLYQGGGVSARVRQAKETNNQLKREVENARLSVHADVISNWGILQSSGPAIRSAEAAVGANKIALTGVREEEKVGQRTTLDVLDAQRELLNSQIGLVSALRDRVVAEYSLYSAIGRMDAQTLGLSVPYYDPFEHYEIIKNKLWGLAPPEPPLADN; from the coding sequence GTGTTTGGTTTGCATGGCAGGTGGCAGACGTTGCGCCGCGCGGCACGGTCGTCGCGTCGTGGCGTCTTTGCGCTCAGTGTTTGGCTCGTCGCGTGCGGTCTGTCGATGCCGGCCGCTGCCGAGTCGTTGGAACAGGCGCTTGCCGACGCCTATCTTCTCAACCCGGTTCTAAATGCCGAGCGCGCCCGGTTGCGCGCGATCGACGAGCAGGTCGCGCTGGCCAAGTCCGGGTTGCGTCCGACGATCACCGGCTCCGGATCGACCGCCTACAATAATCAAAACAGCAATTTGCGGGGCAGGGCGAACGTGCTCTCCTCCTTCGGCGGCGGGATCGGTTCGAGCGGCGTGACCCATCCCCACGGCTATGCCCTGACGCTCTCGCAGCTGTTGTTCGGCGGGTTTCAGAATTTGAATGCCATCCGCGAGGCCAAGTCCCTCGTGCAGGCCCAACGGGAGACCCTGCGCCAGGTCGAGCAGACGGTGCTCCTCGATGCCGCGACCGCCTATGTGAATGTGGTTCGCGATCAGGCGGTGGTGCGCCTTCGCGAGAACGATGTGCAGGTGCTGACCGAACAGTTGAAGGCGACCCGCGACCGGTTCGATGTCGGCGAGGTCACAAGGACCGACGTGGCCCAGGCCGAAGCACGGCGGTCCGAAGCGCTGGCCACTTTGGCATCCGCTCAAGCCAACCTGAAGATCAGCCGGGCGACGTACGAGCAGGTGATCGGTCATCCGCCCGGCACGCTGAGCGCCCCGCCGTCGATCCGTCACCTGCTTCCGAACTCGCTTGACGAGGCCATGACGCTCGGGGACGGCGAGAACCCGGTCATCCTTACGGCCGTCTACAACGAAGAGTCGTCGCTCTACGCCGTCGAGCGGATCATGGGCGAATTGCTCCCCTCAGTCTCCCTCGAGGCCCAGTACGAGAAGGCTTTCGACCAGAGCAGCACGATCAGCGATATCGAGACGACATCCGTGACCGGACGCCTCAGCGTCCCGCTCTATCAGGGTGGTGGCGTCTCGGCCCGGGTGCGTCAGGCCAAAGAGACGAACAATCAGTTGAAGCGCGAGGTCGAGAATGCGCGCCTGAGCGTCCATGCTGACGTCATCTCCAACTGGGGTATTCTGCAGTCGTCCGGGCCGGCGATCCGCTCTGCTGAGGCTGCCGTTGGCGCCAACAAGATCGCCCTGACGGGCGTTCGCGAGGAAGAGAAGGTCGGCCAGCGCACCACGCTGGATGTCTTGGACGCTCAGCGGGAGCTCCTAAACTCCCAGATTGGGCTTGTTTCGGCGCTCCGCGACCGGGTCGTCGCAGAGTATTCGCTATACAGCGCCATCGGCCGGATGGATGCACAAACCCTTGGACTTTCAGTTCCTTACTACGATCCGTTCGAGCATTACGAGATCATCAAGAACAAGCTTTGGGGCCTTGCGCCGCCCGAGCCGCCGCTTGCCGATAACTGA
- a CDS encoding efflux RND transporter permease subunit: MSAFFISRPIFATVLAIVIVVLGAVSMPFLPIGQYPPIAPPTVVVSATFTGANARAVEDSVTTPLEEQINGVEGMVYMSSVSSDDGTSTITVTFETGYDLDIAAVDVQNNVEIASSQLPDEVVQAGVTVTKQSSDITLAPNLYSPDGRYDTLFISNYITIHILDVMKRIPGVGEVQMFGERTFAMRIWLDPQKMASLGVTAEDVTKAVSDQNQVVAAGALGQQPAPEGQVFQFTLSTLGRLQTAEEFGDIIVRAESDGRIVRISDIGRVELGAELYDETANVDGQPALPFGIFQLPDANAIDLADEVEAKMAQLSERFPEGLEYEIIYDTTRFIRASIKEVLTTLGFAIALVVFVIFMFLHGLRTTLIPVVTIPVCLIGTLAALLAVGFSINTLTLFGMVLAVGLVVDDAIVVVENVARNLESKAIEVHEAANEAMKQVTGPIIATSLVLMAVFVPVAFTPGITGGLYKQFALTIAFAVAISALNSLTLSPALCAVLLKNEGTKKHPLFAWFDNGFARLNRGYERIVGFLIKSWVLVVGLFLVALLATGYLFKTVPTGFVPPEDQGYFIVLLQTPEGTSLQRTQKVMEKIEKTLMETPGVGHVIAFGGFSLLNSNSAPNTASLFAILKPWDERKAADEQLLTHILPTLNAKFASFAEAEVDAVNPPSIPGLSATGGFQFELQDYAGGTLTELESVTQAFIAEASKRPELQGLFTTFSARTPGYRIDVDRNKVLSQGVSLNEVFTALQVYLGGYYVNDFNKFGRVYRVYLQAEKDARALTTDISKIYVRNVKGDMIPLSGLVTLNAEVSARNISHYNLFRSAPINGSQAPGYSSNQAIQAMEAVAADVLPKTMGYEWTGNAYQEIKAGNVLPYIFVLALLMVFLCLAAQYESWSTPFVVILAVPLAMLGALGAQALRGLSNDIYCQIGLIMLIGLASKNAILIVEFARRRRAEGLSIEEAAIEAARIRLRPILMTAFAFILGVTPLVFSSGAGSSARHSLGTAVFGGMFAATILSLFVVPVFYVLVERLRSRPARPSQPSAA; this comes from the coding sequence TTGAGCGCGTTTTTCATTAGCCGGCCGATCTTCGCGACCGTCCTGGCGATCGTGATCGTCGTGCTGGGCGCCGTTTCCATGCCGTTCCTGCCGATCGGCCAGTATCCGCCAATCGCACCCCCGACGGTCGTGGTCTCGGCAACCTTCACCGGCGCCAATGCCCGCGCGGTCGAAGACAGCGTCACCACACCTCTGGAAGAACAGATCAACGGTGTCGAAGGCATGGTCTACATGTCGTCGGTCAGTTCCGACGACGGCACGTCGACGATCACCGTCACGTTCGAGACGGGATACGACCTCGATATCGCCGCCGTCGATGTTCAGAACAATGTCGAAATTGCATCGTCCCAACTGCCCGACGAAGTCGTCCAGGCCGGCGTCACCGTGACGAAACAGTCCAGCGACATCACGCTGGCGCCGAACCTCTATTCACCCGACGGCCGCTACGACACGCTGTTCATCAGCAACTACATCACCATCCACATCCTCGACGTCATGAAGCGCATTCCCGGTGTTGGGGAAGTGCAAATGTTCGGCGAGCGCACATTCGCCATGCGCATTTGGCTCGACCCCCAGAAGATGGCGAGCCTCGGCGTGACGGCCGAGGATGTGACCAAAGCCGTTTCAGACCAGAACCAGGTTGTCGCCGCCGGCGCTCTCGGCCAACAGCCGGCGCCCGAGGGGCAGGTCTTCCAGTTTACCCTGTCGACGCTGGGACGGCTGCAGACGGCCGAAGAGTTCGGCGACATTATCGTTCGCGCCGAGTCCGACGGACGCATCGTGCGGATCAGCGACATCGGCCGCGTGGAACTGGGCGCCGAGCTCTACGATGAGACGGCCAATGTCGACGGCCAGCCCGCCCTGCCCTTCGGCATCTTCCAGCTTCCCGATGCCAATGCCATCGACTTGGCCGATGAGGTCGAGGCCAAGATGGCGCAGCTGTCCGAGCGGTTTCCCGAAGGCCTCGAATACGAGATCATCTACGACACGACGCGCTTCATCCGGGCGTCGATCAAGGAAGTGCTGACGACGCTCGGCTTTGCCATCGCCTTGGTCGTCTTCGTCATCTTCATGTTCCTGCACGGACTGCGCACGACGCTTATTCCGGTCGTGACGATCCCGGTCTGCCTCATCGGGACACTCGCCGCGCTGCTAGCCGTCGGTTTCTCGATCAACACGCTGACGCTTTTCGGCATGGTGCTCGCCGTCGGCCTCGTGGTCGACGATGCCATCGTCGTTGTCGAGAACGTCGCGCGGAATCTCGAGAGCAAGGCCATCGAGGTCCATGAGGCCGCAAACGAGGCGATGAAACAGGTGACGGGGCCGATCATCGCAACGTCGCTGGTCCTCATGGCCGTGTTTGTCCCTGTTGCTTTCACGCCGGGGATCACCGGTGGGCTCTATAAACAGTTCGCCCTGACGATCGCTTTCGCCGTCGCGATCTCCGCGCTCAACTCGCTGACCTTGAGCCCAGCCCTCTGTGCCGTTTTGCTGAAGAACGAGGGTACGAAGAAGCATCCATTGTTCGCATGGTTCGACAACGGCTTTGCGCGACTTAACAGAGGATACGAGCGGATAGTCGGCTTCTTGATCAAAAGCTGGGTGCTGGTCGTCGGGTTGTTCCTCGTGGCGCTGCTCGCCACGGGCTACCTCTTCAAGACGGTGCCCACGGGCTTCGTCCCCCCCGAGGACCAAGGCTACTTCATCGTCCTCCTGCAAACGCCTGAAGGAACATCGCTTCAACGCACCCAAAAGGTCATGGAGAAGATCGAGAAGACGTTGATGGAGACACCGGGTGTGGGGCACGTGATCGCATTTGGCGGCTTCAGCCTGCTCAACTCGAACTCGGCGCCCAACACGGCCTCGCTGTTCGCCATCCTGAAGCCGTGGGATGAGCGCAAAGCCGCCGACGAGCAGCTGCTCACCCACATCCTCCCGACACTGAACGCCAAGTTCGCCAGCTTCGCAGAGGCGGAGGTCGACGCTGTAAATCCGCCATCAATCCCGGGGCTCAGCGCCACCGGGGGATTCCAGTTCGAGCTTCAGGATTATGCCGGCGGCACACTGACGGAACTGGAGAGCGTTACGCAAGCCTTCATCGCGGAGGCGTCCAAGCGCCCCGAGCTCCAGGGCCTCTTCACGACGTTCTCCGCGCGGACCCCCGGCTACCGGATCGATGTCGATCGCAACAAGGTTCTCAGCCAAGGCGTCTCGCTCAATGAGGTCTTCACCGCGCTCCAGGTCTATCTCGGCGGCTACTACGTGAACGACTTCAACAAGTTCGGCCGCGTCTACCGCGTCTATCTGCAGGCGGAGAAGGACGCCCGTGCGCTGACTACGGACATTTCGAAAATCTATGTGAGAAACGTGAAGGGCGACATGATCCCGCTGTCCGGCCTCGTCACCCTGAACGCCGAGGTCAGCGCTCGCAATATCAGCCACTACAATCTGTTCCGGTCGGCGCCGATCAACGGATCGCAGGCACCGGGCTACAGCTCCAATCAGGCCATCCAGGCCATGGAAGCCGTTGCGGCGGACGTCCTGCCGAAGACCATGGGTTATGAGTGGACCGGCAACGCCTACCAGGAAATCAAGGCCGGGAACGTCCTGCCCTACATCTTCGTCCTGGCTCTTCTCATGGTCTTCCTTTGCCTCGCCGCGCAGTACGAGAGCTGGTCCACGCCGTTCGTCGTGATCCTCGCGGTCCCGCTCGCCATGCTCGGTGCGCTTGGAGCGCAAGCCTTGCGTGGACTGAGCAACGACATCTACTGCCAGATCGGGCTGATCATGCTCATCGGCTTGGCGAGCAAGAACGCCATTCTCATCGTAGAGTTCGCACGCCGCCGGCGTGCCGAAGGCCTATCCATCGAAGAGGCCGCAATCGAAGCGGCACGGATCCGGTTACGGCCGATCCTAATGACCGCCTTCGCGTTCATCCTCGGCGTGACGCCCCTGGTGTTCAGTTCGGGCGCGGGGTCGAGCGCGCGGCACTCGCTCGGCACGGCGGTGTTTGGCGGCATGTTCGCCGCGACCATCCTGAGCCTATTCGTGGTCCCGGTCTTCTACGTGCTGGTCGAGCGGCTACGAAGCAGACCTGCTCGACCGTCTCAACCGTCAGCGGCCTGA
- a CDS encoding MFS transporter, giving the protein MTDERAGADTSSASLHYLLLATVLLSVGSGLLTVLIPIGGEQAGFSVPIIGGLGTLYYVGFIAGCLLLPALISRVGHIRSFAAVAAMAASGTLVFVLAVTPLTWLVLRALVGFCFAGLFMVVESWLNDQVGSETRGRVFGLYMVAGWFGIVGGNLLFSVDSPTAFSLFALASIAISVSLVPIALTTGAIPTVPAPAGVHFVKLYRTAPVGLVGCLAAGLANGAFWTFAPVFAQAQSGSSLGVSLFMAFAVLGGALSQWPIGTLSDHLDRRWVIAGVSLVSAAAASLFLLYREPLNAVLIGVGAVWGSAALTVYPLCTAHVNDRANPTNFVKVSSRLLMAFGIGAAVGPLLAGVLIAKAGIAALFLFTAVIHTVLAVFALIRVRILEPVAEEERATFAPLPPIGHGTQPIFELQENIQAERDP; this is encoded by the coding sequence ATGACTGACGAACGAGCCGGCGCAGACACTTCAAGCGCCTCCTTGCACTATCTGTTGCTGGCCACCGTGCTGTTGTCCGTCGGCAGCGGCTTGCTAACCGTCCTGATCCCTATTGGCGGAGAACAGGCGGGCTTTTCGGTCCCCATCATCGGAGGGCTAGGTACGCTTTACTACGTGGGCTTCATCGCCGGCTGCCTGCTCCTGCCAGCCTTGATATCGCGAGTCGGACATATTCGCTCATTCGCCGCCGTCGCCGCGATGGCCGCGAGCGGTACGCTTGTCTTCGTTCTGGCCGTAACACCGTTGACCTGGCTGGTCTTACGAGCCCTCGTCGGCTTCTGCTTTGCCGGGCTTTTCATGGTCGTCGAGAGCTGGTTGAACGATCAGGTCGGTTCAGAGACCCGCGGGCGCGTCTTCGGTCTCTACATGGTTGCGGGCTGGTTCGGCATCGTTGGCGGGAACCTTCTATTTTCCGTGGACTCGCCCACCGCGTTCTCTCTCTTCGCTTTGGCGTCGATAGCGATCTCGGTTTCACTCGTGCCCATCGCCCTGACGACCGGCGCAATCCCCACGGTTCCGGCGCCGGCGGGCGTCCATTTCGTCAAACTCTATCGCACGGCTCCAGTTGGCCTGGTCGGCTGTCTCGCTGCCGGGCTTGCCAACGGCGCCTTCTGGACGTTCGCGCCAGTGTTCGCGCAGGCTCAGAGCGGCTCGAGCCTGGGAGTCAGTCTGTTCATGGCGTTTGCCGTTCTTGGCGGTGCGTTGAGCCAGTGGCCGATCGGAACACTTTCGGATCACTTGGATCGGCGCTGGGTGATCGCGGGAGTTTCGTTGGTCTCCGCAGCGGCCGCGTCGTTGTTCTTGCTCTATCGGGAGCCGTTGAATGCTGTGCTCATTGGCGTTGGGGCCGTCTGGGGCTCGGCGGCTCTGACCGTCTACCCACTTTGTACGGCCCATGTGAACGACAGGGCCAATCCGACGAATTTCGTCAAGGTGAGCAGCCGCCTGCTGATGGCATTCGGCATCGGCGCAGCCGTCGGCCCTCTGCTCGCTGGAGTTCTTATCGCGAAAGCAGGAATAGCGGCGCTGTTTCTGTTTACAGCGGTCATCCACACGGTTCTGGCTGTATTCGCCCTAATCAGGGTCCGGATCCTGGAGCCTGTTGCCGAGGAGGAGCGCGCCACCTTCGCGCCACTGCCGCCAATCGGGCACGGGACGCAGCCGATCTTTGAGCTCCAAGAGAATATCCAAGCCGAACGTGACCCTTAG
- a CDS encoding valine--tRNA ligase: MLDKTYQPKNFEGPVYEAWERARAFAAGRGDREDARPFAVVIPPPNVTGSLHMGHALNNTLQDVLVRFERMRGRDVLWQPGTDHAGIATQMVVERQLMERQEPNRRTLGREKFIERIWQWKEESGNTIIGQLKRLGCSCDWSRQRFTMDEGLSKAVRKVFVELHAAGLIYKDKRLVNWDPQLLTAISDLEVEQVESKGHLWHLRYPIEGMTFDPENPSTFIVVATTRPETMLGDTAVAVHPDDERYRHLVGKNVILPVVGRRIPIVADEYSDPEKGSGAVKITPAHDFNDFEVGKRHGLPMINVLSKDARLDIGPETDFMLGVEMTPQLETKVLEWNGVFRFAARTMIVECMENNDYLEKIEPHVHAVPHGDRSGAVIEPFLTDQWYVDAATLAKPAIEAVRSGRTTFAPKNWESTYFHWMENIQPWCISRQLWWGHQIPAWYGPDGEVFVAENESAAKALAKEHYGKDEPLTRDEDVLDTWFSSALWPFSTLGWPDKTPELARYYPTDVLVTGFDIIFFWIARMMMMGLHFMDEVPFRDIYIHALVRDAKGQKMSKSKGNVIDPLELIDAYGADALRFTLAAMAAQGRDIKLSSGRVEGYRNFATKLWNASRFAMMNDCIPVEGFDPKSAQSTLNRWIAGEMERAVSAVTEALEGFRFNEAAGAIYHFIWHIYCDWYLELIKPVLAGEDEAAKAETRAMAAYVLDTALQVLHPFMPFVTEELWEKRAPEGTPRQSLLMLTDWPTHQGLQNATADEEIGWVIRLVTDVRSVRAEMNVPAGAKVPLVITGADDKTKARIAAHLETVSRLARIESIELADTPPAGSVQIVLDEATIALPLEGVIDIDAEADRLKREIDKVGAEITQIDAKLANDKFVSRAPQHVVEEQRERRADAEATASKLTQALKRLEAAL; this comes from the coding sequence ATGCTCGACAAGACATACCAACCGAAGAATTTCGAAGGCCCCGTTTACGAAGCGTGGGAGCGCGCGCGCGCATTCGCCGCAGGCCGCGGCGATCGCGAGGACGCGCGGCCGTTTGCAGTCGTCATTCCGCCACCGAACGTCACGGGGTCGCTCCACATGGGGCACGCCCTCAACAACACGCTTCAGGATGTTCTGGTCCGGTTCGAGCGTATGCGCGGGCGCGATGTCCTCTGGCAGCCCGGGACCGATCACGCGGGCATCGCCACGCAGATGGTCGTCGAGCGTCAACTCATGGAACGGCAGGAGCCAAATCGGCGGACCCTGGGCCGCGAGAAGTTCATCGAGCGCATCTGGCAGTGGAAGGAAGAGTCCGGCAACACGATCATCGGTCAGCTCAAGCGGCTGGGCTGCTCGTGCGACTGGTCGCGCCAGCGCTTCACCATGGACGAGGGCCTGTCCAAGGCCGTTCGCAAGGTCTTCGTTGAGCTGCACGCCGCCGGGCTCATCTACAAAGACAAGCGCTTGGTGAACTGGGACCCGCAGCTCCTGACGGCGATCTCCGATCTTGAGGTCGAGCAGGTCGAGAGCAAGGGACATTTGTGGCATCTGCGCTACCCGATCGAAGGCATGACCTTCGATCCGGAAAACCCGTCGACCTTCATTGTCGTCGCCACGACCCGTCCCGAAACCATGCTGGGCGATACCGCCGTCGCGGTCCATCCGGACGACGAGCGCTACAGGCACCTGGTTGGCAAGAACGTCATCCTGCCGGTGGTGGGGCGGCGCATTCCGATTGTCGCGGACGAGTACTCCGACCCCGAGAAGGGCTCGGGCGCCGTGAAGATCACGCCGGCGCACGACTTCAACGACTTCGAGGTCGGCAAGCGCCACGGTCTGCCCATGATCAACGTCCTGAGCAAGGACGCGCGTCTCGATATCGGTCCGGAGACCGACTTCATGCTCGGCGTCGAGATGACGCCCCAACTCGAAACCAAGGTGCTCGAGTGGAATGGCGTGTTCCGGTTTGCCGCGCGGACCATGATCGTCGAGTGCATGGAGAACAACGACTATCTCGAGAAGATCGAGCCCCACGTCCATGCGGTGCCCCATGGCGACCGCTCCGGCGCGGTGATCGAACCCTTCCTGACCGATCAGTGGTATGTGGACGCGGCGACGCTCGCCAAGCCTGCCATCGAGGCCGTCCGCAGCGGACGCACGACCTTCGCGCCGAAGAACTGGGAGTCGACCTACTTCCATTGGATGGAGAACATCCAGCCCTGGTGCATCTCGCGTCAGCTTTGGTGGGGGCACCAGATCCCCGCGTGGTACGGCCCGGACGGCGAAGTCTTCGTTGCCGAAAATGAATCTGCTGCCAAAGCCTTGGCGAAAGAGCATTACGGCAAGGATGAACCTCTCACGCGGGACGAAGATGTCCTCGACACGTGGTTCTCCTCGGCGCTGTGGCCGTTCTCGACCCTCGGCTGGCCTGACAAGACGCCGGAACTCGCGCGCTATTACCCGACCGACGTTCTGGTCACCGGCTTCGACATCATCTTCTTCTGGATCGCGCGGATGATGATGATGGGCCTGCATTTCATGGACGAGGTTCCGTTCCGCGACATCTACATCCATGCGCTGGTCCGCGATGCGAAGGGCCAGAAGATGTCGAAGTCCAAGGGGAACGTGATCGATCCCCTAGAGCTCATCGACGCCTATGGCGCCGACGCGCTGCGATTCACGCTGGCGGCCATGGCGGCGCAGGGTCGCGACATCAAGCTTTCCAGCGGCCGGGTCGAGGGTTATCGCAACTTTGCGACCAAGCTCTGGAATGCGTCCCGCTTCGCCATGATGAACGACTGCATTCCGGTCGAAGGCTTCGATCCGAAGAGCGCGCAAAGCACGCTGAACCGCTGGATTGCTGGCGAGATGGAGCGCGCGGTGTCGGCCGTAACGGAGGCGCTCGAGGGTTTCCGTTTCAACGAAGCCGCCGGGGCCATCTACCACTTCATCTGGCACATCTACTGCGACTGGTATCTCGAGCTCATCAAGCCAGTTCTTGCCGGCGAAGACGAGGCGGCCAAGGCCGAGACGCGCGCCATGGCGGCGTATGTCCTCGACACGGCGCTGCAGGTGCTGCACCCGTTCATGCCCTTCGTCACCGAAGAGCTGTGGGAGAAGCGCGCCCCCGAGGGGACGCCCCGTCAGAGCCTTTTGATGCTCACCGACTGGCCCACACACCAGGGCCTGCAGAACGCGACAGCCGACGAGGAGATCGGATGGGTCATCCGGCTCGTCACCGACGTCCGGTCGGTCCGGGCCGAAATGAACGTTCCCGCGGGCGCCAAAGTCCCGCTGGTGATCACGGGTGCCGACGACAAGACGAAGGCCCGCATCGCCGCTCATCTCGAGACCGTGTCGCGGCTGGCCCGCATCGAGAGCATCGAATTGGCCGATACGCCGCCGGCGGGCTCCGTCCAGATCGTTCTGGACGAAGCCACGATCGCCCTGCCGCTGGAGGGGGTCATCGACATCGACGCCGAGGCCGATCGGCTGAAGCGCGAGATCGACAAAGTCGGCGCCGAGATCACGCAAATCGACGCCAAGCTCGCCAACGACAAATTTGTGTCCCGTGCGCCACAGCACGTGGTCGAGGAGCAACGGGAACGGCGGGCGGACGCGGAGGCTACGGCCAGTAAGCTGACCCAGGCCCTCAAACGGCTGGAAGCGGCGCTTTAG
- a CDS encoding DUF2497 domain-containing protein, with translation MSSTERAPEPTMEDILASIRRIITDDDTSKAPADKAAAQSEDEGLEGEADNQIIDDIARVLTSGGDAPANEDEEIMDLTGELGGLELVEEEPEELSEAAEVVDTTPEFVDSIEDTEDLLALDDVQPDVLEPDVLEPDVPEADVEMVETVEVVETVEVAEFAEPEEMELPVEETAAPEMPPMAPPPLPEPVAEAAPEAPKLSASEEAATALERAIAALKAGQSPAAAPPPAAAPVPSFTAPAPTETSAEAESDQPPTGVIPLPADIPMAVPMETPTPEPDTHPDPDVDSVLEMAEGASGDEPSGEDELVLMDIESEVTMVPEEAEPEQETESAPFWPPQDAEPAEPAPAPVFAPSAADIARETVSVATNGAVPHETSGGKSLEDSIKEMLRPMLREWLNENMPRMIREELDSDAVQRGQD, from the coding sequence ATGAGCAGCACCGAGCGCGCTCCCGAACCGACGATGGAAGACATTCTTGCTTCCATCCGCCGGATCATCACCGACGATGACACAAGCAAGGCGCCGGCCGACAAGGCCGCGGCCCAGTCCGAGGACGAGGGGCTGGAGGGCGAAGCCGACAATCAAATCATCGACGACATCGCCCGTGTTCTGACCTCCGGTGGCGACGCACCGGCCAATGAAGACGAGGAGATCATGGATCTCACCGGCGAACTTGGCGGTCTGGAGCTTGTCGAGGAGGAGCCCGAAGAGCTTTCTGAGGCAGCCGAAGTTGTCGATACGACGCCTGAGTTTGTGGATTCGATCGAGGACACCGAGGACCTCCTGGCACTGGACGATGTCCAGCCGGACGTCCTCGAGCCAGACGTTCTTGAGCCCGATGTCCCGGAAGCGGACGTCGAGATGGTCGAGACGGTAGAGGTGGTTGAAACGGTCGAAGTCGCTGAGTTCGCCGAGCCCGAGGAAATGGAGCTTCCGGTGGAAGAGACGGCTGCTCCCGAAATGCCGCCGATGGCGCCGCCGCCGCTCCCCGAGCCCGTTGCCGAAGCAGCGCCCGAGGCCCCCAAATTGTCGGCGAGCGAGGAAGCTGCGACGGCCCTTGAGCGCGCAATTGCAGCGCTGAAGGCCGGACAGTCTCCGGCCGCGGCCCCGCCGCCCGCCGCCGCGCCCGTACCGAGTTTCACTGCGCCGGCGCCCACCGAGACAAGTGCCGAAGCGGAATCCGATCAGCCGCCGACCGGCGTCATCCCGCTTCCTGCCGACATTCCGATGGCTGTTCCGATGGAAACGCCCACGCCGGAGCCGGACACGCACCCGGATCCCGACGTCGACTCCGTTCTCGAAATGGCAGAGGGCGCGTCCGGCGACGAGCCGTCTGGCGAGGACGAACTTGTCCTGATGGACATCGAATCCGAGGTCACGATGGTTCCCGAAGAGGCGGAGCCCGAGCAGGAGACGGAGAGCGCTCCTTTCTGGCCACCTCAGGATGCCGAGCCGGCGGAGCCCGCACCGGCGCCGGTGTTCGCACCGTCAGCCGCAGACATTGCGCGGGAAACTGTCTCGGTCGCCACCAACGGTGCCGTCCCGCACGAGACGTCTGGGGGCAAATCGTTGGAGGACAGCATCAAAGAGATGCTTCGTCCGATGCTGCGCGAATGGCTCAACGAGAACATGCCGCGCATGATCCGTGAGGAACTGGACTCGGACGCGGTACAGCGCGGACAGGACTGA